In one Steroidobacteraceae bacterium genomic region, the following are encoded:
- a CDS encoding RluA family pseudouridine synthase: MADLPVPAESRSKVRHVAVPADEAGVRLDRFLERLLPDVPRSRLFRLVRRGEVRVNSRRARPELRLQPGDNVRVPPLMHASADSPAAVRRPSRSLVEAVAGCIIAETRELLVINKPAGMAVHGGSGVSFGVIEALRTLRPDETLELVHRLDRDTSGVLLVARKRAALRELHALIREQCFDKRYLALLNGSWQLGQKVIDFPLRTDARVSGERTVRVDAGGKAAVSRFRPVEFFGKRATLLEVAIDTGRTHQIRVHAAHAGHAVAGDEKYGDADANALWRERGLKRMFLHASSISFEWPGGKAESFNAPLADDLRAVLDALSPMQAKGRLQ, translated from the coding sequence GTGGCAGATCTTCCAGTTCCAGCCGAATCCCGCTCCAAGGTGAGACATGTTGCCGTGCCGGCCGACGAGGCGGGCGTCAGGCTGGACCGCTTCCTCGAGCGGCTGCTGCCGGACGTTCCCCGCAGCCGGTTGTTTCGGCTGGTGCGTCGTGGAGAAGTCCGGGTCAACTCGCGACGGGCCCGCCCGGAGCTCCGCCTGCAACCAGGCGACAACGTGCGGGTGCCGCCCTTGATGCACGCAAGTGCGGACTCGCCCGCGGCGGTCAGGCGGCCGTCGCGCTCCCTGGTCGAGGCTGTCGCCGGCTGCATCATTGCCGAGACTCGTGAATTGCTGGTCATCAACAAGCCGGCCGGCATGGCGGTGCATGGAGGCAGTGGCGTCAGCTTCGGCGTGATCGAAGCGTTGCGAACACTGCGTCCCGATGAGACGCTCGAACTCGTGCATCGTCTCGATCGCGACACGAGTGGCGTATTGCTGGTGGCACGCAAGCGTGCCGCCTTGCGCGAATTGCACGCGCTGATACGCGAACAATGCTTCGACAAACGTTATCTCGCGCTGTTGAACGGCAGCTGGCAGCTCGGGCAGAAAGTAATCGATTTTCCGCTTCGTACCGACGCACGCGTCAGCGGCGAACGCACGGTACGCGTCGATGCTGGCGGCAAGGCTGCGGTGAGCCGGTTTCGTCCGGTGGAGTTCTTTGGCAAACGGGCCACACTACTCGAGGTGGCGATCGATACGGGTCGCACCCATCAGATTCGCGTGCATGCCGCGCATGCGGGACATGCGGTTGCAGGCGATGAGAAATATGGCGACGCCGATGCGAATGCGCTGTGGCGCGAACGGGGGCTCAAACGCATGTTCCTGCACGCCTCGAGCATCAGTTTCGAGTGGCCGGGGGGCAAGGCGGAGAGTTTCAATGCGCCGCTCGCCGACGACCTGCGAGCCGTCCTCGACGCTTTGTCCCCGATGCAGGCGAAGGGGCGTCTCCAGTAG
- a CDS encoding Rne/Rng family ribonuclease: MKRMLVNATQQEELRVALVDGQKLFDLSIELLSKEQKKANVYKGRISRIEPSLEACFVDYGSERHGFLPLKEISREYFKRDAQGSRQNIRDLLHEGQELLVQVEKEERGNKGAALTTFISLAGRFLVLMPNNPRAGGVSRRIEGEDRDQLREAMDQLQIPDGMGAIVRTAGVGRKAEELQWDLNNLVTQWQQIEGASKERNAPFLVYRDSDPVTRALRDYFSDDIGEVLIDDSNAYNMALEYMQRFMPPESQRHLKQYNDDIPLFTRYQIESQIESAYAHKVQLPSGGSIVIDYTEALVSIDINSARATRGGDIETTALNTNLEAADEVARQLRIRDIGGLIVIDFIDMESQQNQREVEERLRSAVHMDRARIQIGRLSRFGLLEMSRQRLRPSLDESSHVVCPRCAGIGSIRSVESMALSILRLVGEEARKERTAKVIVELPVEVATFLINEKRDWLRTLEDKSHAELVIVPNTNMQTPDYTIRRIRNDEAEAPDVRKASYLMPTPAPVVEPSGTGEKISGREQAAVAAILPPTAAPAPVAAAAVAVAAEKPGIFRRMWRALFGAGSDPGATPAHRTAGARRDASRRGTRPDRNRRDGRHRDRDRDRDRKPRGGDGGDARRRKETQGGHDARPRNDAARQGANTPKPQGEQPRRERDGDEHKAQSERRGRRGRRGGRRRGRRPGEGSEALPRNDQGASQSTEGNGSGHEAAARAAAPNSPTPPAPPAAQAAPQSESKPFVVWSSDAGNRTTFPDDR; the protein is encoded by the coding sequence ATGAAAAGAATGCTCGTCAATGCAACTCAGCAAGAGGAGTTGCGCGTCGCACTGGTTGATGGTCAGAAGCTATTCGACCTCAGCATCGAGTTACTGTCGAAAGAACAAAAGAAAGCCAACGTCTACAAAGGCCGGATATCCCGCATCGAGCCCTCGCTCGAAGCATGCTTCGTCGATTACGGCAGTGAGCGACATGGCTTCCTGCCGCTGAAGGAAATCTCCCGCGAATATTTCAAGCGCGACGCCCAGGGCAGTCGCCAGAACATTCGCGACCTGTTGCACGAAGGTCAGGAGCTACTGGTTCAGGTCGAGAAGGAGGAACGCGGCAACAAGGGCGCGGCACTCACGACCTTCATCAGCCTGGCGGGCCGTTTCCTGGTGCTGATGCCGAACAACCCCCGCGCGGGCGGCGTGTCGCGTCGCATCGAGGGCGAGGACCGCGACCAGCTCCGTGAAGCAATGGACCAGCTGCAGATACCCGACGGCATGGGCGCCATCGTGCGCACCGCCGGTGTCGGCCGCAAGGCCGAGGAGCTGCAGTGGGACCTCAATAACCTGGTCACGCAATGGCAGCAGATCGAAGGCGCCTCGAAGGAACGCAACGCGCCATTTCTCGTCTATCGCGACAGCGATCCGGTGACCCGCGCGCTTCGCGATTACTTCTCCGATGACATTGGCGAAGTACTGATCGACGACTCGAATGCCTACAACATGGCGCTCGAGTACATGCAGCGATTCATGCCGCCTGAATCGCAGCGCCACCTCAAGCAGTACAACGATGACATTCCGTTGTTCACGCGCTATCAGATCGAGAGCCAGATCGAATCGGCCTATGCCCACAAGGTCCAGCTGCCCTCGGGCGGTAGCATAGTTATCGACTACACCGAAGCGCTGGTGTCGATCGACATCAATTCCGCGCGCGCCACGCGCGGCGGCGATATAGAAACGACGGCGCTCAATACCAATCTCGAGGCCGCAGATGAGGTCGCGCGGCAACTGCGCATCCGGGACATCGGCGGGCTGATCGTCATCGATTTCATCGACATGGAATCACAGCAGAATCAGCGCGAGGTCGAGGAGCGGCTGCGTAGCGCCGTGCACATGGATCGCGCGCGCATACAGATCGGCAGGCTGTCGCGTTTCGGCCTGTTGGAGATGTCGCGCCAGCGCCTGAGACCGAGCCTCGACGAGTCGAGCCACGTGGTCTGTCCGCGCTGCGCCGGGATCGGCAGCATCCGCAGCGTCGAGTCGATGGCGCTTTCGATCCTGCGCCTGGTTGGCGAGGAAGCGCGCAAGGAGCGCACCGCAAAGGTCATCGTCGAATTGCCGGTGGAAGTCGCGACATTCCTTATCAACGAGAAACGCGACTGGCTGCGCACGCTCGAGGACAAGTCGCATGCCGAGCTCGTCATCGTACCGAACACCAACATGCAGACACCGGATTACACGATACGACGCATCCGCAATGATGAAGCCGAAGCGCCGGACGTTCGCAAGGCGAGCTACCTCATGCCGACGCCAGCGCCAGTCGTCGAACCAAGCGGCACGGGCGAGAAGATCAGCGGTCGCGAACAGGCGGCCGTCGCGGCCATCCTGCCGCCGACCGCCGCGCCAGCGCCCGTTGCAGCGGCTGCGGTCGCCGTGGCCGCAGAGAAGCCCGGGATATTCCGGCGCATGTGGCGGGCATTGTTTGGCGCCGGCAGTGATCCTGGCGCGACCCCGGCGCATCGCACCGCGGGAGCGCGGCGCGATGCATCGCGCCGCGGCACACGCCCCGACCGTAACCGACGCGATGGTCGCCATCGTGACCGCGATCGTGACCGCGACCGCAAGCCCCGCGGAGGCGACGGCGGCGATGCGCGCCGCCGCAAGGAGACACAGGGCGGCCACGATGCGCGGCCACGCAATGACGCTGCGCGCCAGGGCGCCAATACGCCGAAGCCGCAGGGTGAGCAACCACGCCGAGAACGCGACGGCGACGAGCACAAGGCGCAGTCGGAGCGGCGCGGCCGACGCGGCCGGCGCGGCGGACGGCGGCGCGGACGCCGCCCAGGCGAAGGTAGCGAGGCACTGCCGCGCAATGACCAGGGCGCATCGCAATCAACCGAAGGCAATGGCAGCGGTCACGAGGCCGCCGCTCGTGCCGCAGCGCCGAATTCACCCACGCCGCCAGCACCACCCGCTGCGCAAGCTGCGCCGCAGAGCGAGAGCAAGCCTTTCGTCGTATGGTCCTCCGACGCGGGCAACCGCACGACCTTTCCCGACGACAGGTAG
- a CDS encoding low molecular weight protein-tyrosine-phosphatase — MTAIVADREFGVRVLMVCLGNICRSPTAEAVLRRIAATEAPQLALQVDSAGTAGYHVGEPPDARAQRAGAGRGYDLAPLRARQITREDFSRFDLLLAMDRQNLANMRRIAPAAHRERARLLLEYHPEPPVLEVPDPYYGGSEGFETVLDLIEAASRGLLHALQERAAPARS, encoded by the coding sequence GTGACCGCAATCGTCGCGGACCGGGAGTTCGGCGTGCGCGTGCTGATGGTGTGCCTAGGCAATATCTGTCGCTCGCCCACCGCCGAGGCCGTGCTGCGCAGGATCGCCGCGACCGAAGCGCCGCAGCTCGCGCTGCAGGTCGACTCCGCCGGTACCGCGGGCTATCACGTCGGGGAGCCGCCGGATGCACGCGCGCAACGCGCGGGCGCGGGCCGCGGCTACGATCTGGCGCCGCTACGCGCGCGGCAGATTACGCGTGAGGATTTTTCAAGATTCGACTTGCTGCTGGCGATGGACCGCCAGAACCTCGCGAACATGCGTCGTATTGCACCTGCGGCGCATCGCGAACGGGCGCGGTTGCTGCTCGAATATCACCCTGAGCCGCCGGTGCTCGAGGTGCCGGACCCATATTACGGCGGCAGCGAAGGCTTTGAGACCGTGCTCGATCTCATCGAGGCCGCCTCGCGCGGCCTGCTGCATGCACTGCAGGAGCGAGCGGCCCCCGCACGCTCGTGA
- a CDS encoding LysR substrate-binding domain-containing protein — MNLRDLQYFVALGETLHFGAAAERCHVSQPTLSAQLRKLEEYLGVTLFERRPRHVMLTAAGEELLPRARQIVIDAEQLRDAARRRRDPLEGNLRLGLIPTIAPYLLPRIATPLRKSLPKLAIKVIEQKTDALLEALHQGQIDMAVLALPVSGTGLVSRSLYAESFLVALPRRHPLAVRRRLRMRDLQGENLLLLDEGHCLRDQALELCRSVGVDEASDLRATSLETLRQMVAAGLGVTLMPRLACEGVLAGAKGLVYRPFAPPAPQRSIGAMWIRSSSRVVAIDALCELVSGAAQ, encoded by the coding sequence ATGAACCTGAGGGATCTGCAGTACTTCGTGGCGCTGGGCGAGACGTTGCATTTCGGCGCCGCGGCCGAGCGCTGTCATGTCAGCCAGCCCACGTTGTCGGCACAGTTGCGCAAGCTCGAGGAGTACCTCGGCGTGACCCTCTTCGAGCGTCGACCGCGTCATGTCATGTTGACTGCAGCGGGCGAGGAGCTGCTACCCCGTGCGCGGCAGATCGTCATCGACGCCGAGCAGCTGCGCGACGCGGCGCGCCGCCGGCGCGATCCGCTGGAAGGGAATCTGCGCCTTGGCCTGATTCCCACCATTGCGCCTTATTTGCTGCCGCGAATCGCGACGCCGCTGCGGAAGTCACTGCCGAAGCTCGCCATCAAGGTCATCGAGCAGAAGACCGACGCGCTGCTCGAAGCATTGCATCAAGGGCAGATCGACATGGCGGTTCTGGCTCTGCCGGTGTCCGGTACGGGGCTGGTTTCACGCTCGCTATATGCCGAGTCATTTCTGGTCGCCTTGCCTCGCCGGCACCCGCTGGCGGTGCGCCGACGCCTGCGTATGCGCGATTTGCAAGGCGAAAACCTGCTGTTGCTCGATGAGGGTCATTGCCTGCGCGACCAGGCGCTCGAGCTGTGTCGCTCGGTCGGAGTGGATGAAGCAAGCGATTTGCGCGCGACGAGCCTTGAGACGCTGCGCCAGATGGTTGCTGCAGGACTTGGCGTTACCCTGATGCCACGCCTCGCTTGCGAAGGTGTGCTTGCCGGAGCCAAGGGGCTCGTTTATCGGCCGTTTGCGCCTCCGGCTCCACAACGCTCGATTGGCGCCATGTGGATCCGTTCCAGCTCGCGCGTTGTCGCGATCGACGCGCTCTGCGAACTGGTTTCGGGCGCTGCGCAGTGA
- the creD gene encoding cell envelope integrity protein CreD translates to MTLPRLPPLLNRVLLMALLLIALLLPLGQVENLLAERRGLQSEAAESVAATTGQAQRLGGALLVVPVDVPAYYGAKTVSHRRLLRILPDELEASVQLQPEPRFRGIYEVMTFAATLKLRASFDPSRLAQLAEDQGTGTIRWQEAKVLVPISSPRGIRELSRSDFAGFPVKLLPEPTNYLAGISAAVNATPADAQGPAVFELDLVLGGTGRFSFMPLAANVQVDLQSPWPHPSFDGGYAPQFREVTGGGFTARWSVPEITRAVPPNWFDEEISCDELGASDFGVRLLRPVDHYQRSYRAIHYAVLFIALTFGSLFLWEYTLGRRAGAPRLHAMHYLLVGIALAVFYLLLIALSEQLGFAIAYGLASLAMITLLAVYLAGVMRSRATGSVAAGGFATLYGALYLLVLSEDYALLTGALGLFAALALAMLTTRHLNWHAPGTS, encoded by the coding sequence ATGACCTTGCCCCGATTGCCGCCGCTTTTGAATCGCGTGTTGTTGATGGCACTCCTTTTGATCGCGTTGCTCCTGCCGCTTGGGCAGGTGGAAAACCTCCTGGCCGAGCGGCGCGGGTTGCAGAGCGAGGCGGCCGAATCGGTCGCAGCCACCACCGGCCAGGCGCAGCGCTTGGGCGGAGCGCTGCTCGTAGTGCCGGTCGACGTTCCCGCCTACTACGGCGCCAAGACGGTCAGCCACCGCAGGCTGCTGCGGATCCTGCCGGATGAACTCGAGGCGAGTGTCCAGCTGCAGCCGGAGCCTCGCTTTCGCGGGATCTACGAAGTCATGACTTTCGCAGCTACTTTGAAACTACGCGCGAGCTTCGATCCATCGCGCCTTGCACAATTGGCCGAGGACCAGGGCACGGGAACGATCCGGTGGCAGGAAGCCAAGGTCCTCGTGCCGATATCGAGTCCACGGGGCATACGCGAACTCTCGCGCAGCGACTTCGCAGGATTTCCGGTCAAGCTCCTGCCCGAGCCGACCAATTACCTTGCGGGTATCAGCGCTGCAGTTAATGCGACCCCGGCGGACGCGCAGGGACCCGCGGTGTTCGAGCTCGACCTGGTGCTTGGCGGCACCGGGCGTTTCTCGTTCATGCCGCTCGCGGCGAATGTCCAGGTCGACCTGCAATCACCTTGGCCGCATCCGTCCTTCGATGGCGGCTACGCGCCGCAGTTTCGCGAGGTAACGGGCGGTGGATTCACGGCCCGTTGGTCTGTGCCCGAGATTACCCGCGCAGTACCGCCCAACTGGTTCGATGAGGAGATCAGCTGCGATGAGCTCGGTGCGAGCGACTTCGGTGTGCGACTGCTGCGGCCGGTCGATCACTACCAGCGCAGCTATCGCGCGATTCACTATGCCGTGCTGTTCATCGCGCTCACTTTCGGCAGTCTCTTTCTTTGGGAATATACACTCGGCCGGCGTGCCGGCGCGCCGCGCCTGCACGCCATGCATTACCTGCTGGTTGGTATCGCGCTTGCGGTATTCTATCTGTTGCTGATCGCGCTTTCCGAGCAGCTCGGTTTCGCAATTGCCTACGGGTTGGCATCGCTTGCCATGATCACGCTGCTTGCCGTTTACCTCGCCGGCGTGATGCGCAGTCGTGCGACCGGAAGCGTTGCTGCCGGCGGTTTCGCCACGCTGTATGGCGCGCTCTATCTGCTCGTGCTATCCGAGGACTATGCCTTGCTGACAGGCGCGCTGGGCCTGTTCGCGGCGCTTGCCCTGGCGATGCTCACGACCCGGCACCTTAACTGGCACGCGCCTGGCACATCCTGA
- a CDS encoding TonB-dependent receptor — MRLTCIVVATAIAATGVAVAQESGLQEVVITSRKVEEKLQDVPLSVKAFTAEDIVERGIDDLYKVSTSTPGFSFEKLNRFGVQGGGSRPVIRGQSNILGEANASTFIDGLQYNDSILSFPFDLVERIEVIKGPQAALFGRATFAGAINIITKKPTNEVQNSVSTRLAQYDEFEVNAMSRGPVIEDKVFYMVHARYYKFGGMYRNILDGQKVGDERSANFNTSLEFRPNDAWMMRFNMGYGEDNDGAAAITLQDRFYNNCYLEVARQYYCGEVAELDYTEQNLDLFGDRIGMDKTAYRYSAQVEYDPGPFSLTWNTGYFDADQSYGYDVDVTSNSTALNGDFNRVAVSDRKELSSELILRSNEERRVRGMVGAYFYRSRRDFREDRINATGVVRTVNNGTERVDNWAVFGALEADFSDRWTGRVEARLAEDTIGNNNPGARPTLPLLEKTFNSFSPRVTLDYKVTPDHLLYLAVAQGNKPGFINANPLLDPSLLFADEESAWNYEIGSKNTFLDGRMTLNAAAYFIDWSDQQLTTGATLSTGAPVTVVVNIGKTEVKGFELELNNKFTDQFSGGLSFSYNDAEITEASDPEQLAFDLADGLTGSTGSVAGNQTPNSPKTQASAYGKFEFPVNASVNGFLRLDYAYTSKKYSQIFNLAHTGDQNLLNLKLGFETDKWNITLWGDNLTDDRTPSTVIRFVDFKNVLPIGTSQRTSAFVRGFQYPLADKRQFGITASYKF, encoded by the coding sequence ATGAGATTGACCTGTATTGTTGTAGCAACAGCCATCGCAGCGACCGGCGTCGCCGTGGCCCAGGAATCCGGACTGCAGGAGGTAGTCATCACCTCGCGTAAAGTCGAAGAGAAGCTGCAGGACGTGCCGCTGTCCGTCAAGGCCTTTACGGCTGAGGACATCGTCGAGCGCGGTATCGACGACTTGTACAAGGTCAGCACCTCCACTCCGGGATTTTCCTTCGAGAAGCTGAACCGCTTTGGCGTTCAGGGTGGCGGCAGCCGGCCCGTCATCCGCGGTCAGTCAAATATCCTCGGCGAGGCCAATGCCTCGACCTTCATCGACGGCCTGCAATACAACGATTCGATTCTCTCCTTCCCATTCGACCTGGTGGAGCGCATCGAAGTCATCAAGGGACCGCAGGCGGCGCTGTTCGGCCGCGCCACTTTCGCGGGCGCCATCAACATCATCACCAAGAAACCGACCAACGAGGTCCAGAACTCGGTATCGACGCGACTCGCGCAATACGACGAGTTCGAAGTCAATGCCATGTCGCGCGGCCCGGTCATCGAGGACAAGGTCTTCTACATGGTGCATGCGCGCTACTACAAGTTCGGCGGCATGTACCGCAACATCCTGGATGGCCAGAAAGTCGGCGACGAGCGCTCGGCCAACTTCAACACTTCACTCGAATTTCGGCCGAACGACGCCTGGATGATGCGCTTCAACATGGGCTACGGTGAGGACAATGACGGTGCTGCCGCCATCACCCTCCAGGATCGCTTCTACAACAATTGCTACCTGGAAGTTGCCCGCCAGTACTATTGCGGCGAAGTCGCCGAACTCGATTACACCGAACAGAACCTCGATCTCTTCGGCGACCGCATCGGCATGGACAAGACCGCTTACCGCTACTCGGCCCAGGTCGAATACGACCCAGGCCCTTTCAGCCTGACCTGGAACACCGGCTACTTCGACGCCGACCAGTCCTATGGCTATGACGTCGACGTGACTTCCAACTCCACGGCGCTCAACGGCGACTTCAATCGCGTCGCCGTCAGCGATCGCAAGGAGCTCTCGTCAGAACTGATCCTGCGCAGCAACGAAGAGCGGCGCGTACGCGGTATGGTCGGTGCGTATTTCTACCGCAGCCGCCGCGACTTCCGCGAGGACCGCATCAATGCGACCGGCGTCGTTCGCACGGTCAACAATGGCACGGAACGGGTCGATAACTGGGCGGTCTTCGGCGCCCTCGAGGCGGACTTCTCCGATCGCTGGACCGGTCGCGTCGAGGCTCGTCTTGCCGAAGACACCATCGGCAACAACAACCCTGGCGCGCGCCCGACACTGCCGCTCCTCGAGAAGACTTTCAACAGCTTCTCGCCGCGCGTCACGCTCGACTACAAAGTCACGCCGGATCACCTGCTGTACCTTGCCGTGGCACAGGGCAACAAGCCGGGCTTCATCAATGCCAACCCCTTGCTCGACCCGTCCTTGCTGTTTGCCGACGAGGAAAGCGCCTGGAACTACGAAATCGGCTCCAAGAACACGTTCCTGGACGGCCGCATGACCCTGAATGCTGCTGCGTACTTCATCGACTGGAGCGATCAGCAGTTGACCACCGGGGCGACGCTCTCCACGGGCGCACCGGTCACGGTGGTGGTCAATATCGGCAAGACCGAAGTGAAAGGCTTCGAACTCGAACTGAACAACAAGTTCACGGATCAGTTCAGCGGCGGACTGAGTTTCTCGTACAACGATGCAGAGATCACCGAAGCGAGCGACCCCGAGCAGCTGGCCTTCGACCTGGCCGATGGACTCACCGGGTCAACCGGCTCGGTTGCGGGCAACCAGACGCCGAACTCCCCCAAGACCCAGGCCAGTGCCTACGGCAAGTTCGAGTTCCCGGTCAATGCTTCCGTCAATGGGTTTCTCAGGCTTGACTACGCCTACACGTCGAAGAAGTACTCACAGATCTTCAACCTGGCGCACACGGGTGACCAGAATCTGCTCAACCTGAAGCTCGGCTTCGAAACCGACAAGTGGAACATCACGCTCTGGGGTGACAACCTCACTGACGATCGCACGCCTTCCACGGTCATCCGGTTCGTCGATTTCAAGAATGTCCTGCCGATCGGTACCAGCCAACGCACCTCAGCCTTCGTGCGCGGCTTCCAGTACCCGCTCGCGGACAAGCGCCAGTTCGGCATCACCGCCAGCTACAAGTTCTAG